The genomic region CAAATATACCTAAAGCCGTATTAATAATAAATGATATTATTAGTGCTGTTCCACATAGAAATACTGTCCATCCCAATGGTCTTTTTATTACTTCAGTAACAGGATATAGGTTATTTGTAAAAGAGATCCCCCAATCACCTTTTAAAATATCAATGAAATTTCTAAAATAAGTTACTATTAAAGGTTCATTGCTATTTATTCCAAACATTTTTTCAATAGCTTCTATAGTAGCTGGATCTACTTTCCCACCTTGCCTTGCAAGCTCTCCTAATCTCATTTGGACAGGATCACCTGGCATAAGACGAGGAAGAAAGAAGTTTAATGAAAATGCTCCAATAAATGCCATAAAATAAAAGGCTAATCTTTTTAAAAGATATTTCATTTTTCTTCCCTCCCCTTATTTATAATTTATTTAACAGGTTTAAGTTCTAATAATTGTAATATCTTAGAATCATGAATACAGTTTGCTGGATCTGGTCCTTTACCTTCCTCAACTGTCCATCCTGTAAATCTTGAATCATTGTAAATATGCCATTTTCCATTAAATAATATCGGTACATTTATCATATTTTCTGCAAAGAATTTTTCTATTGTAGCTATTATTTCAGCTTGTCTTTCTTCGTCAGCTACTGCCAATTCTTCTATTAGAGCTGTCATTTCATCATTTTTATAATTATTTTGGCAAGTAGACCACCAAGTACTTGTTAGGAACCTTGCTTGGTCACCAATTGTATCAAAATAATATTTCCATATGTTAGTATTTTGACCATAAGCTGTGTATAACATATCAAATTCACCAGTTCCCCAAGCTTCAATAACAACTCCCAGTTCTTTAGGTGCATTAATAGCATTTATACCAATTTTTTGTAAATGTTCTGCAATTATTTGTGCACCATCATTCCAATCTGTCCAGCCAGCTGGAGATATAATTTCAAACTTAATTGGTGTTCCATCTGGATTATCTCTATAACCATCTCCATCTTTATCAACAAATCCTGCTTCATCTAGAATTTTTGCTGCTTTTTCTAAATCAAACTTAGTATAAGGATCTGAAAGGGTCTGAGCCTCTTCATTTATATAAGAAGACAACATTGATGGTAATCCTGTAACTGTTGGTACTTCATCACTTAAATAACCAAATGCCGCAGATTCATTTATAGTTTTTCTATCAGTTGCTAACGATACGGCTCTTCTAAAATCTACTGATTCAAAAGCTTTTTTATTATTTTCATTTTTAGTCATATAATTAAAGGTTAATCTCATACCGTCATTTTTACCATACCAATACTTCTTATGGGCATCTCCCTTAACATAAGTTTTTTCTATATCTGGTATCATAATATAAGCCCAGTCAATATTTCCATCTTCTAATAGTGCTAATGCAGCATCATTTCCATCAAATTGAGGTATTCTCAATTCATCTACTTCTAAATCATCTGCCTTCCAGTAATTTGGGTTTCTTCCCAAAACAACCATCTCTGGTGTAAAGTCTTTAACTTCTGAAAAAGCTCCTGTAACTACAGGCTCTTCTAATACTGCTGTTGCTGGATCTGAAATCTTAGAGAATACATGCTCTGGTACCATCCAGTTTTGAAAGAAAATATCTTTTCTATGGAAAACATTTGGAGTTGAAGCTACAATTTTAACTGTATAATCATCAAGCTTTTCAACTGATTCTAACTTAGGATTATCACCACTCCAGTTACCACTTGTATCTATATCTGGATGATCCTTTGGATAAGTAAATGTGAACACAACGTCATCAGCATTAAAATCTTCACCATCACTCCATTTAACTCCTTGTCTTACCTTTACAATAAGAGTTTTGTTATCCTCTTCACTTATAATGTCTTCAGCTAACCACATTACCTCTTTACCGCCATTATTAGCATCAAAAATAACTAATGGCTCATACATAAATCCTTCCACAAATTGAGCTGGCTTATTATATGGATTAAAATTTCTAACCCAGCCTTGGGAAGACTCAAGTAAAGTAGTTAGAACTGCTGGTTTTTCATTATCACCAGCTTGTCCTTTATTTCCTTCACTTGAATTACATCCTGCAAATAACCCTGCAGCAATAACAACCGAACAAATAAGGCTTAGAATTTTTTTAACTTTCATATTACTATCCCCCTAAATAGTTTAATTAATTATTCTACTAAACTCATTATTTAGTATACGTTTACATTAAGTGTATTTAGCCAGTATCACTAGAAATAATTTTAAGTCTCCCCCTATAATATTTGTAATCATTATATTGATATTCTAAATATTTCAAATAATTCCTATATATCGCATAAATAATCAAAATATTAATATTTGCGATAAAATACAAAAATAGCAGATTATATATATCTGCTACTATTCTTTGCCTTCACCCTTTGCTAATGCAGCTGCTAATATTGCTCCCTTAATATTTGCAGTAAAATAAATATGGTTCATTATAAAATCATCTTTGTAATTTGACTTTCCACCTGGGGTTAATAAGTCCCCTACTTTCAAATCTGCCTTTGTTCCATGATAAAAAGGTCCTTTATCAAAATGTTCATCTTTATATAACTCTGATAGTTCATAATTTCTTCTAGCATTATCATAGTCAGATAATATTTCATAACATTTTGCAATATTCAAATACAAAGTTGAATAGGCACTCTTTACATTTACATCATTTATTTTTAGAGCAAATTGTAAAGAGGTTTCCATCCACTTTAATTTATCCTCAATACTTTTTTGTACTCTAGCTAGATGATAAGCTGTTATAAATCTTTCATATTCATCTTCTGCTTCTTCCCAGGCTTTTTTAAAAATATTTATTGCTTCTTCAATATTTCCTGTCTCTTCTAAATTCATTCCATTCATGCATAGTTTAATAATATGGTTATTTGGATCAAACCTTATATCCATTTAATTTTACCTCCAAAGAATTTTTATATTATATTTTACCCATTCTTGATTTAGGTTAATATTATAATTTATTATCTTAAATTTTTTCTTTCCAAGTATATTAATATAGTCTCTATTTTTATATATATTTACATATTCCCTACTTACCTAAATATTCCTCTAAGCATACGCCTTTTTCTTTTATTTTATTAGAATGTTCAATACCAACATATCGAATATGCCAAGGTTCATAGCTATATCCAGTAATATCTTCCTTGCCTTTTATGTATCTTAGTATAAATCCATACTTGTACATATTATTGTGCAGCCATCTACACTCTTCAGTATTCTCAAAATTTATATCCATATCTGTATAATTCTCTGCTAAAACATCTACAGCAAGTCCCGTTTGATGTTCGCTATAACCTGGTTTTGCAACATATTTATCCGCATACTCTTCTCCCCG from Clostridium isatidis harbors:
- a CDS encoding NAD(+)--rifampin ADP-ribosyltransferase, translating into MDIRFDPNNHIIKLCMNGMNLEETGNIEEAINIFKKAWEEAEDEYERFITAYHLARVQKSIEDKLKWMETSLQFALKINDVNVKSAYSTLYLNIAKCYEILSDYDNARRNYELSELYKDEHFDKGPFYHGTKADLKVGDLLTPGGKSNYKDDFIMNHIYFTANIKGAILAAALAKGEGKE
- a CDS encoding ABC transporter substrate-binding protein; translation: MKVKKILSLICSVVIAAGLFAGCNSSEGNKGQAGDNEKPAVLTTLLESSQGWVRNFNPYNKPAQFVEGFMYEPLVIFDANNGGKEVMWLAEDIISEEDNKTLIVKVRQGVKWSDGEDFNADDVVFTFTYPKDHPDIDTSGNWSGDNPKLESVEKLDDYTVKIVASTPNVFHRKDIFFQNWMVPEHVFSKISDPATAVLEEPVVTGAFSEVKDFTPEMVVLGRNPNYWKADDLEVDELRIPQFDGNDAALALLEDGNIDWAYIMIPDIEKTYVKGDAHKKYWYGKNDGMRLTFNYMTKNENNKKAFESVDFRRAVSLATDRKTINESAAFGYLSDEVPTVTGLPSMLSSYINEEAQTLSDPYTKFDLEKAAKILDEAGFVDKDGDGYRDNPDGTPIKFEIISPAGWTDWNDGAQIIAEHLQKIGINAINAPKELGVVIEAWGTGEFDMLYTAYGQNTNIWKYYFDTIGDQARFLTSTWWSTCQNNYKNDEMTALIEELAVADEERQAEIIATIEKFFAENMINVPILFNGKWHIYNDSRFTGWTVEEGKGPDPANCIHDSKILQLLELKPVK